The genomic stretch TACAaacttctctcactcaccaggACAACAATGTCTCTCATGTGCTCGAATTCCTCAGGATGGAGGAAAGCGGTGAACTCGTCCTTCTCTGCTTTCTCGTCTCCGTTCAGATCGGCAGCTTTAAACCTGCGCTCGTCTCGGGGCAGCATCTTCTTAAAGCTGAACTGATCGGTGGAATCTGCAAACTCTTCTGGGTTCGCTGCAAGAGGACATTAGGTCACGTCATCACAACGTATCACGGCTTACATCACAAACCTCCCAGACGCTTCTCCGTGTTTACTGCAGAAATCACTTTTACATCATTATATTTCACCGTCCCACACTTCCAGTTCTTcagctagtttttttttaacactgaaTCCGTTACCAcgttacattacacacacacacacacacacacactcaccgagGTAGTATCCGTATGTGGCCTGTTTGTACTCCTCCCAACCAATCGCCTCATCTTTGTTCAGGTCGTAGTCGCGCCAGATTTTAGCCACGTTCTCATAAACATAGCGCTTTTGAACACGTTTAATCCACAGCTTCAGCTCGTCAAAGGTGATGAACCCATCAGCATCGGCATCAATACGATGCACAATCTTACTGCACGCGTGcacgcaccaacacacacacacacacacacacacacagaggttaatAAGAGGGTAAAGATGCACAAATATGGCAGATAGAAAAggcaatttttttcattttgataattttacacagaaaaaagcacaaaagtaGGAATAAGGTTTGAAGGAAGGGTTGAAGGAAGGGAAGGTGGAATGAAAGAAGGGCTAAAGAGaaggggagggaggaaggaaggaagggaagcaGGGGTGTAGGGAGGAAGGAAGGCAGGGGGTAAAGtgggaggaaggaagggaggggtGTAGGGAGGGAtgaagagagggagggggagggaggaagggggttaggagggaggaagggagggatgaagagagggggggagggaggaagggggtTAGGAGGGAGGGAtgaagagagggaggggggagggaggaagggggtTAGGAGGGACTACTCCAAAATAATGTGGAGTAACTGACATTTCAAATGGCCAatctttttgcttttatttttgcttttatcCTTCTGGGTCCCAAAGAAATCCCAGATGGATAAAGCGCTGTTTCACCACACtagcagacagactgacaccCTGTAATAAGTGTACACATCAGCACATAGCAGCGCTCGGGGACCTTCCTTTTTATTCTCAACTTACACCAGAACTAAAACATTGGCTGGATTCACTTACAACAAAAAGCCCTCTAAAAACCAAGCAGTTGTTCATCACTTATGAATATTTGTGTTAAACAAGAAACTCTGGCGTTTAATCCGATTGTAATAAAGTAACACTTTATTAGTAACACTCAAGTAAAACTGGGCAGAAGCCTCCGATGTTTCTAAAAACAGCCTCAAAGACTTCATGGATTTCACAAGATGCTGGAAATCTGTATTCAGGAAAACCGCCGAAAAACACTCAACTCCTCGTCATTTTACTTTGTGACGTGGTGCACGATCATGCTAGAAGTCAGATATTAAATGATGGAGAACTGTGGTCATGAACACGATCAGAATACACACTCGTGTCTATCAAGCCATGACTGAGTGGCTCGCtgacacaaggcaggttgggTCCATGAGCTCATGCTGTTGgtgccaaattctgacccttccatctgtgtgtctgagcagAAATCCAAATTCACCAGTCCAGGCAGTCTTCAGATGTTTGACTGATTCTGTGCCCTGGAGTGGAGTGTCTGAGCTTTCTGTTCTCAGCTTACAGAAGAGGAACATCATGTAGTCAGACATGCTTTTGAATTCTGGTCAGCAAAGTACAGAGTGATTATCGGAGTTACCGAAGTGTTTCTGTCTGCTCTGGTCCTTCTACAGTGATCTCTGAGCGAGACGTTTCTGTCTGCACAACCagatctttctctctttacagAGTAAACACTAGAGACGGCGATGTGTGAAAATCCACGTGATCGGCTGTTATAGAAACGCTTGTGCCTGTCATCTGGAACCGAGGATCTTCCCACGGTCAAAAATCACACAGATCACATTCTAATAGGTCGATTTAGATCACTGTATGGATAAGTTGGTGTACAGGTAAAGTATGAGACCTAATAAAGCACTCAGTGGAGATGTTGATTACATACTGCTTAGGGTTTTAACCTCGATTAtaatattttctgtttaaaattcaaaatacaaaaatatcttAAGATTCACACCGAACCATTGACTCTATAAACTTTATTCTTTCAATGCATGTCCAGTAATATTGTGTTGGCCTGTCCAGAACGTGTCAGCTCCTGGACATGGACATGTTCATGCATATAatagctgaaataaaaaatgttaatggTGTAAATGCACGGAGAAAATGCCTTTCTTGGATTAGTGTGAGCTGGAGCCTGGCCTGCTCACCTCAGCCtgtctctgctctcctctggactGAGCTGGTCGAAGGTCTTGGCTTCTTCTTTTCCCAGAAAAGCTTCATGGTCGAACTGTATGCTCTGCTGGTGCGCGTGCTGAGCTTCATGAGGTTTGTTGCTCAGCTCTGCTTCATGATGAACTCTGTCTTTTCTCAACGTGGGTTTCAGCTCCACCACACACGTcagcacacacacgacacacgcaACACACGCTACGTGCATGGCTACTAACGCTGTCCGAACAGGGGctgtgtgtttctaataaaCACTCGGATTatttaagttataaataaaCCGCTCGAGCGCTCCGAGTCACACTGATCCACGCACGCGCACAGAGGCAGAAACACAGAtttatctgattaaaaaaagagagtgaaTTTAAATCCGTTCTGATGTCTAAAgtctctttctatttttttcagaGAGTTCTTGGATAAATCCGTTTCTCACACACTTTGATCCTCCCTGTAGTTTTaaacccaccacacacacacacacagctattagcctgtgcgcgcgcgcgcgtgtgtgtgtgtgaggcgccACGTTGATGGACGCAATCTTACTAAACCGTTCCGCAGATTCGTCACGAGAACTTATCAAGTTTATTGATATACAACTTTATACAGAAAGGAAAccgattaaattaaataaaaactaaaatatacaCGATTTGTCgtctgcaaaacaaaaacaaacagacagacaaaaacagaaacCCCAAACACCCAGACAATGACGCCACAGCCCTGATAGCCGTGTGCACGAGCTCATCTGTAgaagcaacaaaaaaacaataactaaagtaaacaggtttatttcacacagacagactttcGCCTCtacttaaattatttattacatttcaatatggacaaatatttgtatttatttttttctgtcaatgAAAATAGTTCTCTAAGAAACCTCAGCTGGGTAGAGCGGCATTGTAGGTTACCATGGTAACGGTTACCGTATTAAATGTAGTAACGGTGTCAGGTAAAGAACATGGATTTGGTATATGatgtaacacagacacacacgttcacaaaacacagacacgttcacaaacacattcacaaaacactcacagacacacacacacacactcacacattcacaaaacactcacagacacacacacacactcacacattcacaaaacactcacagacacacacagatacattcacaaaacactcacacacattcacaaaacactcacacacagacacattcacaaagcactcacagacacagacacagacacacacacacacacacacacacacacacacacacacacacacacacacacacacacacattcacacagacaaatTCACaaagcagacacagacacacacacacacaatctcactcacacacacagacacacacaaacacacattcacaaaacactcacagacacagacacacacacaatctcactcacacacacacacacattcacaaagcactcacagacacacacactctcactcacaaaacactcacagacacagacacacacacacactctctcactcacagacacattcacacacacacacacacacacacattcacaaaacactcagacacacacacacacagacacacacacactcacacacattcaccaaacactcacagacacacccacattcacagacacacacacacacactctcactcacacacacagacacacacagacacacccacacacagacacattcaccaaacactcacagacacagacacattcacagacacacacacacacactctcactcacacacacagacacacacagacacattcacaaagcactcacagacacacacacacactcactcacagacacacacacacagacacattcacaaaacactcacacacacggatacacacatacacacacacacacacaaacaaaacattcagacacacatacacacattcacagacacacattcacaaaacactcacacacacacacacacacacacacacacacacacacacacacacacacacacacacacacacacacacaaacacactcactcactcacacacacagacacattcacaaaacactcacagacacacacattcacaaaacacacacacactctcactcacagacacattcacaaagcactcacagacacacacacacacactcactcacacacacagacacattcacaaaacactcacagacacacacactctcactcccagacacacacacacacacacacacacacacacacacacattcacaaaacactcacagacacacacacacacacacacacacacacacactctcactcccagacacacacacacacacacattcacaaaacactcccagacacacacacacacacacacacacacac from Tachysurus fulvidraco isolate hzauxx_2018 chromosome 2, HZAU_PFXX_2.0, whole genome shotgun sequence encodes the following:
- the rcn1 gene encoding reticulocalbin-1, whose product is MHVACVACVVCVLTCVVELKPTLRKDRVHHEAELSNKPHEAQHAHQQSIQFDHEAFLGKEEAKTFDQLSPEESRDRLSKIVHRIDADADGFITFDELKLWIKRVQKRYVYENVAKIWRDYDLNKDEAIGWEEYKQATYGYYLANPEEFADSTDQFSFKKMLPRDERRFKAADLNGDEKAEKDEFTAFLHPEEFEHMRDIVVLETLEDIDKNGDGYVDEDEYIADMFAHEDGGPEPDWVKTERDQFSDFRDLNKDGKMDMEEIRHWILPPDYDHAQAEARHLLYESDTDKDQMLTKEEILQNWNMFVGSQATNYGEDLTRNHDEL